One stretch of Streptomyces sp. MMBL 11-1 DNA includes these proteins:
- a CDS encoding ROK family glucokinase, with translation MSTYRDFAHRGSARATVLKTVGTKERRSHLTAPRVPTVGIDIGGTKVMAGVVDADGNILEQLRTETPDKSKSPKVVEDTIVELVLDLSDRHDVHAVGIGAAGWVDADRSKVLFAPHLAWRDEPLRDAIASRLVVPVMVDNDANTAAWAEWRFGAGRGEDHLVMITLGTGIGGAILEDGQVKRGKYGVAGEFGHMQVVPSGHRCPCGNRGCWEQYSSGNALVREARELAAADSPVAHYLLDRVKGHIPDITGPLITELAREGDAMCIELLQDIGQWLGVGIANLAAALDPSCFVIGGGVSAADDLLIGPARDAFKRHLTGRGYRPEARIAKAQLGPEAGMVGAADLARLVARRFRRANRRRVERYERYAQIYDQAASTIRNTRSTRTAD, from the coding sequence ATGAGCACGTACCGCGACTTCGCACACCGCGGCTCCGCCCGCGCCACCGTCCTCAAGACCGTCGGCACCAAGGAACGCCGCTCGCACCTCACCGCCCCCCGGGTCCCCACGGTCGGGATCGACATCGGCGGCACCAAGGTGATGGCGGGCGTCGTCGACGCCGACGGCAACATCCTGGAACAGCTCCGCACCGAGACGCCCGACAAGTCCAAGAGCCCCAAGGTTGTCGAGGACACCATCGTCGAACTGGTCCTGGACCTCTCCGACCGCCACGACGTCCACGCGGTGGGCATCGGCGCGGCGGGCTGGGTGGACGCAGACCGCTCCAAGGTGCTGTTCGCCCCGCACCTCGCCTGGCGCGACGAGCCGCTGCGCGACGCGATCGCGTCCCGCCTCGTCGTCCCCGTCATGGTCGACAACGACGCCAACACCGCCGCCTGGGCGGAATGGCGCTTCGGCGCCGGCCGCGGCGAGGACCACCTCGTCATGATCACCCTCGGCACGGGCATCGGCGGCGCGATCCTGGAGGACGGCCAGGTCAAGCGTGGCAAGTACGGCGTGGCCGGTGAGTTCGGCCACATGCAGGTCGTGCCCTCGGGCCACCGCTGCCCCTGTGGCAACCGGGGCTGCTGGGAGCAGTACAGCTCCGGCAACGCCCTGGTCCGTGAGGCCAGGGAACTGGCCGCCGCCGACTCCCCGGTCGCGCATTACCTGCTGGACCGGGTGAAGGGCCACATCCCCGACATCACCGGTCCGCTCATCACCGAACTGGCCCGCGAGGGCGATGCGATGTGCATCGAGCTGCTCCAGGACATCGGCCAGTGGCTCGGCGTCGGCATCGCCAACCTGGCCGCCGCTCTCGACCCCTCCTGCTTCGTCATCGGAGGCGGTGTCAGCGCCGCCGACGACCTCCTGATCGGCCCCGCCAGGGACGCCTTCAAGCGCCACCTCACCGGCCGCGGCTACCGCCCCGAGGCCCGGATCGCGAAGGCGCAGCTCGGCCCCGAGGCGGGTATGGTCGGCGCCGCGGACCTGGCCCGGCTGGTCGCCCGCCGCTTCCGCCGGGCCAACCGGCGCCGTGTCGAGCGGTACGAGCGGTACGCCCAGATCTACGACCAGGCGGCGAGCACCATCCGCAACACGCGGTCCACCCGTACCGCCGACTGA
- a CDS encoding sugar ABC transporter substrate-binding protein, protein MARVRTGVRAMGAVLAVVLGASLVGCSSTGGKRAEERAAAAAEGRAAVNTPRWTFAMVTHSGDGDTFWDIVQKGAEQAALKDNINFLYSHNDEANQQAQLVQTAIDKKVDGLIVSLAKPDAMKAVVAKAVKAGIPVVTVNSGSAESKEFGALTHIGQDETIAGEAVGDELNSRDRKKALCVLHEQGNVGHEQRCAGAKKTFDGTMQNLYVDGTNMPDVTASIEAKLQSDKSIDAVVTLGAPFADAAVQAKQTAGSKAEIDTFDLNAKVATGLQTDKLGFAVDQQPYLQGYEAVDLLWLYRYNRNVLGGGLPVLTGPQIITKDDAGALADYTKRGTR, encoded by the coding sequence GTGGCAAGGGTTCGGACAGGGGTACGCGCGATGGGCGCCGTGCTGGCAGTGGTGCTGGGCGCCTCCCTCGTGGGATGCAGCAGCACCGGCGGCAAGCGCGCCGAGGAGCGCGCGGCCGCCGCGGCCGAGGGGCGGGCCGCGGTGAACACACCGCGCTGGACCTTCGCCATGGTCACCCACTCGGGCGACGGCGACACCTTCTGGGACATCGTCCAGAAGGGCGCCGAGCAGGCGGCCCTCAAGGACAACATCAACTTCCTCTACTCGCACAACGACGAGGCCAACCAGCAGGCCCAGCTCGTCCAGACCGCGATCGACAAGAAGGTCGACGGGCTGATCGTCTCGCTGGCCAAGCCGGACGCGATGAAGGCCGTGGTCGCCAAGGCCGTCAAGGCCGGCATCCCGGTCGTCACCGTGAACTCCGGCTCCGCGGAGTCCAAGGAGTTCGGCGCCCTGACCCACATCGGCCAGGACGAGACCATCGCCGGTGAGGCCGTCGGCGACGAGCTGAACAGCAGGGACCGCAAGAAGGCCCTGTGCGTCCTGCACGAGCAGGGCAACGTGGGCCACGAGCAGCGCTGCGCCGGAGCGAAGAAGACGTTCGACGGCACGATGCAGAACCTGTACGTCGACGGCACCAACATGCCCGACGTCACCGCGTCCATCGAGGCCAAGCTCCAGTCCGACAAGAGCATCGACGCGGTCGTCACCCTCGGCGCCCCCTTCGCCGACGCCGCCGTCCAGGCCAAGCAGACCGCCGGCAGCAAGGCCGAGATCGACACCTTCGACCTGAACGCGAAGGTCGCCACCGGCCTCCAGACCGACAAGCTCGGCTTCGCCGTCGACCAGCAGCCCTACCTCCAGGGCTACGAGGCCGTCGACCTGCTCTGGCTGTACCGCTACAACCGCAACGTTCTCGGCGGCGGCCTGCCCGTCCTCACCGGCCCCCAGATCATCACCAAGGACGACGCCGGCGCCCTGGCCGACTACACCAAGCGGGGCACCCGATGA
- a CDS encoding Clp protease N-terminal domain-containing protein, whose amino-acid sequence MTQPLPATPSVRLDDLIEAIKKSNTDALEQLSGAVIAADHLGDVADHLIGHFVDQARRSGASWTDIGRSMGVTRQAAQKRFVPKKGDGASDLDPSQGFGRFTQRARNVVMAAHNEAQAARHAEILPVHLVLGLLAEPESIAVGVLVGQEVTPDTLRAAATAVLPAASDEVPELIPYDADSRKVLELTFREALRLGHNYVGTEHILLALLEFEGGTGVLTGLGVEKEAASAAVDAMVTEAAAALWQQNS is encoded by the coding sequence ATGACGCAGCCTCTTCCCGCGACCCCGTCCGTGCGCCTCGACGACCTGATCGAGGCCATCAAGAAGTCCAACACCGACGCCCTGGAGCAGCTCTCCGGCGCGGTCATCGCGGCCGACCACCTCGGCGACGTGGCCGACCATCTGATCGGCCACTTCGTGGACCAGGCGCGCCGTTCCGGCGCTTCCTGGACGGACATCGGCCGGAGCATGGGGGTCACCCGCCAGGCGGCCCAGAAACGCTTCGTGCCCAAGAAGGGTGACGGGGCCTCCGATCTGGACCCGAGCCAGGGCTTCGGCCGCTTCACCCAGCGCGCCCGCAACGTCGTCATGGCCGCCCACAACGAGGCCCAGGCCGCCCGGCACGCCGAGATCCTCCCCGTCCACCTGGTGCTCGGCCTGCTCGCCGAGCCCGAATCCATCGCGGTCGGGGTCCTCGTCGGCCAGGAGGTCACCCCGGACACGCTCCGTGCGGCGGCGACCGCCGTGCTGCCGGCGGCCTCCGACGAGGTGCCCGAGCTGATCCCGTACGACGCGGACTCCCGCAAGGTGCTGGAGCTGACCTTCCGTGAGGCGCTCCGGCTCGGGCACAACTACGTCGGCACCGAGCACATCCTGCTGGCCCTGCTGGAGTTCGAGGGCGGCACCGGCGTGCTGACCGGCCTCGGCGTGGAGAAGGAGGCCGCCTCGGCGGCCGTGGACGCCATGGTGACCGAGGCGGCTGCCGCCCTCTGGCAGCAGAACTCCTGA
- a CDS encoding MBL fold metallo-hydrolase: MNASPGALTLTKKTHSCVRIEKEGRVLVIDPGGFSEDDAALGADVVLVTHEHPDHFDEARLRAGLEANPAAEIWTLRSVAEQLSAAFPGRVHTVGDGDAFAAAGFDVTVHGELHAVIHPDIPRITNVGFLVDGSVFHPGDALTVPDRPVDTLLLPVMAPWSKISEVIDYVREVGPRRAIDVHDALLTDLARPIYDHQIGALGGADHGRLAPGGTTEL; encoded by the coding sequence ATGAACGCATCGCCCGGGGCACTCACCCTCACCAAGAAGACCCACTCCTGCGTCCGGATCGAGAAGGAGGGGCGGGTCCTGGTCATCGACCCGGGAGGTTTCTCCGAGGACGACGCGGCGCTCGGCGCGGACGTCGTCCTGGTGACGCACGAGCACCCGGACCACTTCGACGAGGCGCGGCTGCGGGCGGGCCTGGAGGCGAATCCGGCGGCCGAGATCTGGACGCTGCGCAGCGTGGCCGAGCAGCTCTCGGCCGCGTTCCCCGGGCGGGTGCACACCGTGGGCGACGGGGACGCGTTCGCCGCCGCCGGATTCGACGTCACCGTCCACGGCGAGCTGCACGCGGTGATCCACCCGGACATCCCGAGGATCACCAACGTCGGCTTCCTCGTCGACGGTTCGGTCTTCCACCCCGGCGACGCGCTCACCGTTCCCGACCGCCCCGTCGACACCCTTCTGCTGCCGGTCATGGCCCCCTGGAGCAAGATCTCCGAGGTCATCGACTACGTGCGCGAGGTCGGGCCGCGACGGGCCATCGACGTCCACGACGCCCTGCTGACCGATCTGGCACGGCCGATCTACGACCACCAGATCGGGGCCCTGGGCGGTGCGGACCACGGCCGGCTGGCCCCGGGCGGCACCACCGAGCTGTGA
- a CDS encoding DUF6278 family protein — MNIPFLDNWRKRQGGTHSGALAAAVETDPDGVAELLAECELLRARAGQHGLELDDTPASLAALDQLPPSWRDDPEELPWLGNDAGLYLGTVIVRTVPGAVWDVWPSGQPVVRLESGREIDVVAAGLDWAMAGSPELSQVYAESAEN, encoded by the coding sequence ATGAACATCCCTTTCTTGGACAACTGGCGTAAGCGTCAGGGTGGTACGCATTCAGGCGCACTCGCCGCCGCCGTCGAGACGGACCCCGACGGTGTGGCCGAACTGCTCGCCGAATGCGAACTGCTGCGCGCCCGGGCGGGGCAGCACGGACTCGAACTCGATGACACCCCGGCCTCGTTGGCCGCGCTCGACCAGCTGCCGCCCAGCTGGCGCGACGACCCCGAGGAGCTTCCCTGGCTCGGCAACGACGCCGGCCTCTACCTCGGGACCGTGATCGTGCGGACCGTCCCGGGTGCCGTGTGGGACGTCTGGCCGAGCGGTCAGCCCGTGGTGCGGCTGGAGTCCGGGCGGGAGATCGACGTGGTGGCGGCCGGTCTCGACTGGGCGATGGCGGGCAGCCCCGAGCTCTCCCAGGTGTACGCGGAGTCCGCCGAGAACTGA
- a CDS encoding amino acid ABC transporter ATP-binding protein — MAVDPLIELRDVNKHFGELHVLQDINLTVGRGEVVVVIGPSGSGKSTLCRAINRLETIESGSITIDGRPLPEEGKGLAQLRAEVGMVFQSFNLFAHKTVLDNVSLAQLKVRKRKKEEADRRSRELLERVGLAAHADKFPAQLSGGQQQRVAIARALAMDPKALLFDEPTSALDPEMINEVLEVMQQLARDGMTMVVVTHEMGFARSAANRVVFMSDGCVVEDRTPEDFFTSPSSDRAKDFLSKILKH, encoded by the coding sequence ATGGCCGTCGATCCGTTGATCGAACTGAGGGACGTCAACAAACACTTCGGAGAGTTGCACGTACTTCAGGACATCAATCTCACCGTCGGCCGCGGGGAGGTGGTAGTGGTCATCGGCCCCTCCGGCTCCGGGAAATCCACCCTGTGCCGGGCGATCAACCGGCTGGAGACGATCGAGTCCGGCAGCATCACGATCGACGGCAGACCCCTTCCCGAGGAGGGCAAGGGTCTGGCCCAGCTCCGTGCCGAAGTCGGCATGGTCTTCCAGTCGTTCAACCTCTTCGCCCACAAGACCGTGCTGGACAACGTCTCGCTGGCGCAGCTCAAGGTCCGCAAGCGCAAGAAGGAGGAGGCCGACCGGCGCTCCCGCGAACTGCTGGAGCGCGTCGGCCTGGCCGCCCACGCGGACAAGTTCCCCGCCCAGCTCTCCGGTGGCCAGCAGCAACGCGTGGCCATCGCCCGCGCCCTGGCCATGGATCCCAAGGCGCTGCTCTTCGACGAGCCCACCTCGGCGCTCGACCCGGAGATGATCAACGAGGTCCTGGAGGTCATGCAGCAGCTGGCCCGGGACGGCATGACCATGGTCGTGGTCACCCACGAGATGGGCTTCGCCCGCTCCGCAGCGAACCGCGTGGTGTTCATGTCCGACGGCTGCGTCGTCGAGGACCGCACCCCGGAGGACTTCTTCACGTCCCCGTCGAGCGACCGCGCCAAGGACTTCCTGTCCAAGATCCTCAAGCACTGA
- a CDS encoding ABC transporter permease, translating to MSGSTAAPDQLDERLVRTSPLRKLLGRPELGSVVGAAAVFLFFAIVADSFLQASSFGTVLYAASVLGIMAAPVALLMIGGEFDLSAGVMVTSSALISSMFSYQMTANVWVGVFVSLLVTLAIGAFNGFMLTRTKLPSFIITLGTFLMLTGLNLGFTKLISGTVSTKAIGDMEGFDSARALFASTLTLGGVEFKVTILWWVALVGVATWILLRTRFGNWIFAVGGEAGAARAVGVPVIRTKIGLYLGVAFAAWVSGQHLLFSYDVVQSGEGVGNELTYIIAAVIGGCLITGGYGSAIGSAVGAFIFGMTSKGIVYAEWNPDWFKFFLGAMLLLATLLNAWVRKRAEATA from the coding sequence ATGAGCGGCTCCACCGCCGCGCCCGACCAGCTCGACGAGCGCCTCGTACGCACCTCGCCGCTGCGCAAGCTGCTCGGCCGCCCCGAGCTCGGCTCGGTCGTCGGCGCGGCAGCTGTCTTCCTGTTCTTCGCGATCGTCGCCGACAGTTTCCTCCAGGCCTCCAGCTTCGGCACCGTGCTGTACGCGGCCTCGGTCCTCGGCATCATGGCCGCACCGGTCGCGCTGCTGATGATCGGCGGCGAGTTCGACCTCTCCGCCGGCGTCATGGTGACCAGTTCCGCGCTGATCTCCTCGATGTTCAGCTACCAGATGACGGCCAACGTCTGGGTCGGCGTCTTCGTGTCGCTGCTGGTCACGCTCGCCATCGGCGCGTTCAACGGCTTCATGCTGACCCGCACCAAACTGCCGAGCTTCATCATCACGCTCGGCACGTTCCTGATGCTGACCGGACTGAACCTCGGCTTCACCAAGCTCATCAGCGGTACCGTCTCCACCAAGGCCATCGGCGACATGGAGGGCTTCGACTCGGCCCGCGCGCTGTTCGCCTCGACGCTGACCCTCGGCGGAGTCGAGTTCAAGGTGACGATCCTGTGGTGGGTGGCGCTCGTCGGCGTCGCCACCTGGATCCTCCTCCGTACCCGCTTCGGCAACTGGATCTTCGCCGTCGGCGGCGAGGCCGGCGCGGCCCGCGCGGTCGGCGTCCCGGTCATCCGCACCAAGATCGGGCTCTACCTGGGCGTCGCCTTCGCCGCCTGGGTCTCCGGCCAGCACCTGCTGTTCAGTTACGACGTCGTCCAGTCCGGCGAGGGTGTCGGCAACGAGCTGACGTACATCATCGCCGCCGTCATCGGCGGCTGTCTGATCACCGGCGGCTACGGCTCCGCGATCGGCTCGGCCGTCGGCGCCTTCATCTTCGGCATGACCAGTAAGGGCATCGTGTACGCCGAGTGGAACCCGGACTGGTTCAAATTCTTCCTGGGAGCGATGCTGCTCCTGGCCACCCTGCTCAACGCGTGGGTGCGCAAGCGCGCGGAGGCGACGGCATGA
- a CDS encoding exodeoxyribonuclease III: MRIATYNVNSITARLPRLLAWLESSGTDVLCIQETKCTAEQFPTAALAELGYESAVNATGRWNGVALLSRVGLTDVVTGLPDGPDYEGVQEPRAISATCGPLRLWSVYVPNGREVAHEHYAYKLRWLEALRKAVAADAGGALPFAVLGDFNVAPTDEDVWDPALFAGATHVTPAERAALAALEAAGLSEVLPRPLKYDRAYTFWDYRELRFPKNKGMRIDLTFGNAPFTAAVKDSYVDREERKGKGASDHAPVVVDLDL; encoded by the coding sequence ATGCGCATCGCCACCTATAACGTCAATTCGATCACCGCCCGGCTGCCGAGGCTTCTGGCCTGGCTGGAGAGCAGCGGCACCGATGTGCTGTGTATCCAGGAGACCAAGTGCACGGCGGAGCAGTTCCCCACCGCCGCGCTCGCCGAGCTGGGTTACGAGTCCGCGGTCAACGCCACCGGCCGGTGGAACGGGGTCGCGCTGCTCTCCCGCGTCGGCCTCACCGACGTCGTCACCGGGCTGCCCGACGGCCCGGACTACGAAGGCGTGCAGGAGCCCCGCGCGATCTCGGCGACCTGCGGCCCGCTGCGCCTCTGGTCGGTGTACGTGCCCAACGGCCGCGAGGTCGCGCACGAGCACTACGCGTACAAGCTGCGCTGGCTGGAGGCCCTGCGGAAGGCCGTGGCGGCGGACGCCGGGGGAGCCCTGCCGTTCGCGGTCCTGGGCGACTTCAACGTGGCCCCGACCGACGAGGACGTGTGGGACCCGGCGCTGTTCGCCGGCGCCACGCATGTGACGCCCGCCGAGCGCGCCGCCCTCGCGGCCCTGGAGGCGGCCGGTCTGAGCGAGGTCCTGCCCCGCCCCCTCAAGTACGACCGCGCCTACACCTTCTGGGACTACCGCGAGCTGAGGTTCCCCAAGAACAAGGGCATGCGGATCGACCTCACCTTCGGCAACGCCCCGTTCACCGCCGCGGTGAAGGACAGCTACGTCGACCGCGAGGAGCGCAAGGGCAAGGGCGCGTCCGACCACGCTCCGGTGGTCGTGGACCTCGATCTCTGA
- a CDS encoding SDR family NAD(P)-dependent oxidoreductase, producing the protein MSAHAYVSELFSLEGRVAVVTGGSSGIGRGITGALARAGARVVVVARRETELRATVDELTAEGCRAAWVSADLSTAEGVRVGAEEAAAAFGEPDILVNCAGINLRPPMTELGEDVWDTTMAVNLKAPFLLGQRFGPGMAERGYGRIIHVTSQQAHRAFVNSGAYGVSKGGLESLARSQAEAWSPHGVTVNTLVPGFVLTPLNERLASDPEKVASLAARTLVGRNGLAEDFAGAAVFLAGRSSAYVTGQSVFVDGGFSVH; encoded by the coding sequence ATGAGTGCACACGCTTACGTTTCGGAACTGTTCTCGCTGGAAGGCCGGGTGGCGGTGGTCACCGGCGGCAGCTCCGGCATCGGCCGGGGAATCACCGGCGCCCTGGCCCGGGCCGGCGCGCGCGTCGTCGTGGTGGCCCGCCGGGAGACGGAGCTGAGGGCGACCGTGGACGAGCTGACCGCCGAGGGCTGCCGGGCCGCGTGGGTGAGCGCGGACCTGAGCACCGCCGAGGGGGTGCGCGTCGGGGCGGAGGAGGCCGCGGCGGCGTTCGGGGAGCCGGACATCCTGGTGAACTGCGCCGGGATCAATCTGCGCCCGCCGATGACCGAGCTCGGCGAGGACGTCTGGGACACCACGATGGCGGTGAACCTGAAGGCACCGTTCCTGCTGGGGCAGCGCTTCGGGCCCGGCATGGCCGAGCGCGGCTACGGGCGGATCATCCACGTCACCTCGCAGCAGGCGCACCGGGCTTTCGTGAACAGCGGTGCGTACGGGGTGTCGAAGGGCGGCCTGGAGTCCCTGGCCCGCTCCCAGGCGGAGGCGTGGTCCCCGCACGGCGTCACGGTGAACACCCTGGTGCCCGGGTTCGTGCTGACCCCGCTGAACGAGCGGCTCGCCTCGGACCCGGAGAAGGTGGCGTCGCTCGCCGCGCGGACCCTGGTCGGCCGCAACGGTCTCGCGGAGGACTTCGCGGGGGCCGCGGTGTTCCTGGCGGGGCGCTCCTCGGCGTACGTCACCGGGCAGTCGGTGTTCGTGGACGGCGGGTTCTCGGTGCACTGA
- a CDS encoding glutamate ABC transporter substrate-binding protein yields MLRTRNTRTGRAAALAAGLLLAALAAGCGKEGSPPVKGPKAEALPVYQVDTGFELPDSRTWTKAKKRGHLVVGAKEDQPYLGEKDPASGVYSGFDIEIARMMAASLGFDPKTIRFRTIASANRETALQNGQIDYYVGTYTINDMRKKLVGFAGPYYMAGQGLLVRTDENDINGPQDLAGKTVCSAAGSTPYQRIAADYPRATLVAYDTYSICVDNLLTFQVDAVTTDDAILLGFAAKAPEEMKVVGKPFSEEPYGIGVPRNDNALRNALNDALEANEKDGNWKKAYEATLGLSGSPAPTPPPIDRYPAN; encoded by the coding sequence ATGTTGCGCACGAGGAACACGCGTACGGGCAGGGCCGCCGCCCTCGCGGCCGGTCTCCTGCTCGCCGCACTCGCCGCGGGCTGCGGCAAGGAGGGCAGCCCGCCGGTCAAGGGGCCCAAGGCCGAGGCGCTGCCGGTGTACCAGGTCGACACCGGCTTCGAACTGCCCGACTCCCGCACCTGGACCAAGGCGAAGAAGCGCGGCCATCTGGTGGTCGGCGCCAAGGAGGACCAGCCGTACCTGGGGGAGAAGGACCCGGCCAGCGGGGTCTACTCCGGGTTCGACATCGAGATCGCCCGCATGATGGCGGCCTCGCTCGGCTTCGACCCGAAGACGATCCGCTTCCGCACGATCGCCTCCGCCAACCGCGAGACGGCCCTGCAGAACGGCCAGATCGACTACTACGTCGGCACCTACACCATCAACGACATGCGCAAGAAGCTCGTGGGCTTCGCCGGCCCGTACTACATGGCGGGCCAGGGCCTGCTGGTGCGCACCGACGAGAACGACATCAACGGGCCCCAGGACCTGGCGGGCAAGACCGTCTGCTCGGCGGCCGGCTCCACGCCCTACCAGCGCATCGCCGCCGACTACCCGAGGGCGACGCTCGTCGCGTACGACACGTACTCGATCTGCGTCGACAACCTCCTCACCTTCCAGGTCGACGCCGTCACCACCGACGACGCGATCCTGCTGGGCTTCGCCGCCAAGGCGCCCGAGGAGATGAAGGTCGTCGGCAAGCCCTTCTCCGAGGAGCCGTACGGCATCGGCGTACCGCGCAACGACAACGCGCTGCGCAACGCGCTCAACGACGCACTGGAGGCCAACGAGAAGGACGGCAACTGGAAGAAGGCGTACGAAGCGACGCTGGGGCTCTCCGGATCTCCCGCGCCGACCCCGCCGCCCATCGACCGCTACCCGGCGAACTGA
- a CDS encoding ATP-binding cassette domain-containing protein: MTATPEEPAGPLVELDDVSKFYGNIKALEHVSLEVHPGEITCVLGDNGAGKSTLIKIIAGLHRHDAGRFLIEGEETNLANPRDALDRGIATVYQDLAVVPLMPVWRNFFLGSEPTVGFGPLKRLDVRKMRESTRTELLRMGIDLRDVDQPIGTLSGGERQCVAIARAVYFGAKVLVLDEPTAALGVKQSGVVLKYVAAARDAGLGVVLITHNPHHAHLVGDRFILLKRGAMSGSHTKADVTLDELTRQMAGGSELEELSHELERTPAPTLPGAHGTKGGTP, translated from the coding sequence ATGACGGCCACCCCTGAAGAGCCCGCGGGACCGCTGGTCGAGCTGGACGACGTGTCCAAGTTCTACGGGAACATCAAGGCCCTGGAGCACGTGTCGCTGGAGGTCCACCCGGGTGAGATCACCTGCGTCCTCGGGGACAACGGCGCCGGCAAGTCCACCCTCATCAAGATCATCGCGGGGCTGCACCGGCACGACGCCGGACGCTTCCTGATCGAAGGCGAGGAGACCAACCTCGCCAATCCGCGTGACGCCCTGGACCGGGGCATCGCCACCGTCTACCAGGACCTCGCCGTCGTCCCGCTGATGCCGGTCTGGCGGAACTTCTTCCTCGGCTCCGAGCCGACCGTCGGCTTCGGCCCCCTCAAGCGCCTCGACGTCCGGAAGATGCGCGAGAGCACCCGTACCGAACTGCTGCGCATGGGCATCGACCTGCGCGACGTCGACCAGCCCATCGGCACCCTCTCCGGCGGCGAACGCCAGTGCGTGGCCATCGCCCGCGCCGTCTACTTCGGCGCGAAGGTCCTGGTCCTGGACGAGCCGACCGCCGCCCTCGGCGTCAAGCAGTCCGGCGTGGTCCTCAAGTACGTGGCGGCGGCCCGCGACGCCGGCCTCGGCGTGGTCCTCATCACGCACAACCCGCACCACGCCCACCTCGTCGGGGACCGCTTCATCCTCCTCAAGCGCGGCGCGATGTCCGGCAGCCACACCAAGGCCGACGTCACGCTGGACGAGCTGACCCGGCAGATGGCGGGCGGCAGCGAGCTGGAGGAGCTCAGCCACGAGCTGGAACGCACCCCGGCCCCCACCCTCCCGGGCGCCCACGGCACGAAGGGCGGGACTCCCTGA
- the pcaDC gene encoding bifunctional 3-oxoadipate enol-lactonase/4-carboxymuconolactone decarboxylase PcaDC, protein MAAPGPQDARGVEGPADAPRTLQYRFDGPEDAPVLVIGPSLGTTWHMWDRQIPELSQHWRVFRYDLPGHGGAPAHAAASVADLADRLIATLDGLGVQRFGYAGCSIGGAVGADLALRHPHRVASLALVASSPRFGTADEFRQRGVIVRTNGLEPMARTAPERWFTPGFAAAQPAIVEWAVQMVRTTDPGCYIAACEALAAFDIRGALGRIGVPTLVLVGAEDQVTGPAEARTLVAGIPDARLALVPGASHLAPVEQPAAVSDLLLTHFSTAWQQDTSAAIPVLPLVPGPATPAAPFAPVAEIAPAAATPETSAPTPADRYEQGTKVRREVLGDAHVDAVNASADGFTEDFQELVTRYAWGEVWSRDGLDRRTRSCITLTALVASGHLEGLAAHTRAALRNGLTPAEIKEVLLQTAVYCGLPAAGAAFDVAQAVIQEETTPPA, encoded by the coding sequence GTGGCCGCCCCGGGCCCGCAGGACGCGCGGGGAGTCGAAGGGCCGGCCGACGCTCCCCGGACGCTTCAGTACCGCTTCGACGGGCCCGAGGACGCCCCGGTCCTGGTCATCGGGCCCTCCCTCGGGACGACCTGGCACATGTGGGACCGCCAGATACCCGAGCTGTCCCAGCACTGGCGGGTCTTCCGCTACGACCTGCCCGGCCACGGCGGCGCGCCCGCGCACGCCGCCGCCTCCGTCGCCGATCTGGCCGACCGGCTGATCGCGACGCTGGACGGGCTGGGCGTCCAGCGCTTCGGCTACGCGGGCTGTTCGATCGGCGGGGCCGTCGGCGCCGATCTGGCCCTGCGCCACCCGCACCGGGTTGCCTCGCTGGCGCTCGTCGCCTCCTCGCCCCGGTTCGGCACCGCCGACGAGTTCCGTCAGCGCGGCGTGATCGTCCGCACCAACGGCCTGGAGCCGATGGCCCGCACCGCGCCGGAGCGCTGGTTCACCCCCGGCTTCGCCGCCGCGCAGCCCGCCATCGTCGAATGGGCCGTGCAGATGGTCCGCACCACCGATCCCGGGTGCTACATCGCCGCCTGCGAGGCGCTCGCGGCGTTCGACATCCGCGGCGCCCTGGGCCGGATCGGCGTGCCCACCCTGGTGCTGGTCGGGGCGGAGGACCAGGTCACCGGGCCCGCCGAGGCCCGCACGCTGGTCGCCGGGATACCGGACGCCCGCCTGGCGCTCGTCCCCGGCGCCTCGCACCTCGCGCCGGTCGAGCAGCCCGCCGCCGTCAGCGACCTGCTGCTGACGCACTTCTCCACCGCCTGGCAGCAGGACACCTCGGCCGCGATCCCGGTGCTGCCGCTCGTCCCCGGCCCCGCGACGCCCGCCGCCCCGTTCGCCCCGGTGGCCGAGATCGCCCCGGCCGCCGCGACGCCCGAGACCTCCGCTCCGACACCGGCCGACCGGTACGAGCAGGGGACGAAGGTACGCCGCGAGGTGCTGGGGGACGCCCATGTCGACGCGGTGAACGCCTCGGCCGACGGGTTCACCGAGGACTTCCAGGAGCTGGTCACCCGGTACGCCTGGGGCGAGGTCTGGAGCCGCGACGGTCTCGACCGCCGCACCCGCAGCTGCATCACGCTCACCGCGCTCGTCGCCTCCGGCCACCTGGAGGGCCTGGCCGCGCACACCCGCGCCGCCCTGCGCAACGGCCTGACACCCGCCGAGATCAAGGAAGTTCTGCTCCAGACGGCCGTCTACTGCGGGCTCCCGGCCGCCGGAGCCGCCTTCGACGTCGCGCAGGCCGTGATCCAGGAGGAAACCACGCCGCCCGCGTAG